The Cerasicoccus sp. TK19100 genome window below encodes:
- a CDS encoding helix-turn-helix domain-containing protein has protein sequence MAQPARKMPIGASMRDWAKLRTELMWAYEGVIHPRYLSLPRDIEPGIPIYYLKRGQLTIASESEERVATEGQWAFITKKLQRRDFSPDAEIISVRFILSRPDGRSFFDHNEMMIFAHEDFPELLERSRKLLGCIREGAPETVRTNLWHQSSDIDGYLLIRETFFGWLRCLIETFRKQDNAINPFDGLDERIRSAIQFLDLLPIDRELREADLAQRIGLSVSQINRLFVRELGQTPKQYWDNRRLDAAIVQLSSSMTPIKQIAVELGFGSQNYFARWFRARSQMSPSDYREKYAQSW, from the coding sequence ATGGCTCAGCCAGCCAGGAAAATGCCCATTGGCGCGTCGATGCGGGATTGGGCAAAACTCCGCACCGAGCTAATGTGGGCTTACGAAGGTGTGATCCATCCGAGGTATCTTTCGCTGCCTCGCGATATCGAGCCCGGCATTCCGATTTATTATTTGAAGCGCGGCCAGCTGACCATCGCCTCCGAGAGTGAGGAGCGGGTCGCCACCGAGGGGCAGTGGGCATTTATCACCAAGAAATTGCAACGCCGGGATTTTAGCCCGGATGCGGAAATAATTTCGGTGCGCTTCATTCTGTCGCGTCCGGATGGGCGGTCGTTTTTTGATCACAACGAAATGATGATCTTTGCGCACGAGGATTTTCCCGAACTGCTTGAACGCAGCCGTAAGCTGCTGGGGTGCATTCGCGAGGGGGCTCCCGAAACGGTGCGTACGAATCTGTGGCACCAATCGAGCGACATCGACGGCTACCTGTTAATTCGCGAAACGTTTTTTGGCTGGCTCCGCTGTCTGATCGAAACCTTTCGTAAGCAAGATAATGCCATTAACCCATTCGATGGGCTGGATGAACGCATCCGCTCGGCGATACAATTTCTGGATCTGTTGCCAATCGACCGGGAGCTGCGCGAGGCGGACCTTGCGCAACGCATTGGTCTGAGCGTAAGCCAGATTAACCGACTCTTTGTGCGTGAGCTTGGCCAAACGCCGAAGCAGTATTGGGACAACCGCCGACTCGATGCCGCCATCGTCCAGCTGTCCAGTTCCATGACGCCGATCAAGCAAATCGCAGTCGAGCTGGGCTTCGGGTCGCAAAATTATTTTGCCCGTTGGTTTCGCGCGCGCTCCCAGATGTCGCCCAGTGATTATCGGGAGAAATATGCGCAGAGCTGGTAG
- a CDS encoding FliA/WhiG family RNA polymerase sigma factor, producing the protein MYAEHSHAEIKEEHSVAKTRNELIEEFYPLVRTIVNSMLSHLPTCADADELHSVGVTGLIAAIDRYEPRHAKTFRSYAGTRIRGAILDELRRMDALPRTRRAKVRKMRATVEKLEQKLGRTPNDAELAKELKLSGKQYEKFRASAEPVMFVSLDQGNSATSSDEEPNLHETIADDRDVPVLQRLERTEMISEVSQLIESLPERQRSIIFQYYYEGKRLSDIAEVFGVTEARICQIHSQAVAKLRRSFQKINSGATVEEAEAAIA; encoded by the coding sequence ATGTATGCCGAACACTCACACGCCGAAATCAAAGAAGAACATTCAGTCGCCAAAACTCGCAACGAACTGATTGAAGAATTCTACCCGCTCGTGCGGACAATCGTTAACAGCATGCTCTCGCACCTGCCGACTTGTGCAGACGCTGATGAGTTGCACAGCGTAGGCGTCACCGGCCTGATCGCAGCGATCGACCGCTACGAGCCACGCCACGCCAAAACCTTCCGTTCTTATGCGGGCACCCGCATCCGCGGTGCAATTCTTGACGAACTCCGCCGCATGGACGCCCTGCCCCGCACCCGCCGGGCCAAGGTCCGCAAGATGCGCGCCACCGTCGAAAAGCTCGAGCAAAAGCTGGGCCGCACCCCGAACGACGCTGAGCTCGCCAAGGAGCTGAAACTCTCCGGCAAGCAGTATGAGAAGTTCCGTGCCAGTGCCGAGCCGGTCATGTTCGTCTCCCTCGACCAGGGCAACTCCGCCACTTCGAGCGACGAAGAGCCAAACCTGCACGAGACCATTGCCGACGACCGGGACGTGCCCGTTCTACAGCGCCTCGAACGCACGGAAATGATCTCTGAAGTTTCACAGTTAATCGAATCTTTGCCCGAGCGCCAACGCTCCATCATTTTCCAGTATTATTACGAAGGCAAGCGCCTCTCCGACATCGCTGAAGTATTCGGCGTCACCGAGGCCCGCATCTGCCAAATCCACAGTCAGGCCGTCGCCAAGCTGCGCCGCAGCTTCCAGAAGATCAATTCCGGTGCGACGGTGGAAGAAGCCGAAGCCGCCATCGCCTAA
- the tatC gene encoding twin-arginine translocase subunit TatC has translation MAFAQPFAQKVTVMNNDPTPLEPDPNAPESPGGVMGFWDHVEELRWVLIKSMGAMMLGCVLVLGFGVWFADALQWPLHQAYSLIGDPDREILLRTDGPMNVFTFILQLSFFGGIALSLPFIVYFTVGFVAPGLTDDEKNVLRPVCLSILLLFFLGSALGFFLLLPFYLYVSLSFEEAFGFASLWTPVKYYGLVVWTTLGLGLLFQSPLVIILLIYLDIVTVERLKAGRRYAIFIIMVIAALVTPGGDPLTLCVTALPLWALYEGSLIIGGRLRSRKPEPDEANEEWQ, from the coding sequence GTGGCGTTCGCCCAGCCGTTCGCGCAAAAAGTAACTGTCATGAATAACGATCCCACGCCGTTAGAACCGGATCCCAATGCGCCCGAAAGCCCGGGCGGCGTGATGGGATTTTGGGATCATGTGGAGGAGTTGCGCTGGGTGCTGATCAAAAGCATGGGCGCGATGATGCTGGGCTGTGTGCTGGTGTTGGGTTTTGGTGTATGGTTTGCCGATGCCCTGCAATGGCCGCTGCATCAGGCCTACAGCTTGATCGGGGACCCCGACCGCGAAATCCTGCTGCGCACGGACGGGCCGATGAATGTTTTTACCTTCATCCTGCAATTGTCGTTTTTTGGTGGCATCGCGCTGTCGCTGCCGTTCATCGTTTACTTCACCGTGGGCTTCGTGGCACCGGGTTTGACCGATGATGAAAAGAACGTTTTGCGCCCGGTATGCCTTTCGATTCTGTTGCTGTTTTTTCTCGGCTCGGCGCTCGGTTTTTTCCTGCTCCTGCCGTTCTATCTGTATGTGTCATTGAGTTTTGAGGAGGCCTTCGGTTTTGCCTCGTTGTGGACGCCGGTGAAATATTATGGGCTGGTTGTGTGGACGACGCTCGGGCTCGGGCTACTCTTTCAATCGCCGCTAGTCATTATTCTGCTGATCTATCTGGATATTGTCACCGTGGAACGGCTCAAGGCCGGGCGCCGCTACGCGATATTTATCATCATGGTAATTGCGGCTTTGGTGACGCCCGGTGGCGATCCGCTGACGCTTTGCGTGACGGCGCTGCCGCTGTGGGCGCTATACGAAGGCTCGCTGATTATCGGTGGGCGCTTGCGCTCGCGCAAACCCGAGCCAGACGAAGCCAACGAGGAGTGGCAGTAG
- the rlmB gene encoding 23S rRNA (guanosine(2251)-2'-O)-methyltransferase RlmB, producing the protein MPRRRAKNVQARANAHVSERQILERIDEDELIERLEALDEDPFILALDQVQDPHNLGACLRSAEAAGAHAVIAPQHRTVGLTDTVRRVSVGAADEIPYVQVVNLGRTLERFKEMGIWIVGTGDEESQLIYDVNLSGPLCMVMGSEGAGIRSKTARLCDHLVKIPMLGTVDCLNVSVATGVCLFEAVRQRI; encoded by the coding sequence ATGCCAAGACGCCGCGCCAAAAACGTCCAAGCCCGCGCCAACGCCCACGTCTCCGAGCGCCAGATACTCGAGCGCATCGACGAAGACGAGCTCATTGAGCGCCTGGAGGCCCTCGACGAAGATCCCTTTATCCTCGCCCTCGACCAAGTGCAGGACCCGCACAACCTCGGAGCCTGCCTGCGCTCAGCCGAGGCCGCCGGCGCACACGCCGTCATCGCCCCGCAGCATCGCACTGTCGGCTTGACCGACACCGTCCGCCGCGTTTCGGTGGGTGCCGCGGACGAGATTCCTTACGTGCAGGTTGTCAATCTTGGCCGGACGCTGGAACGCTTTAAGGAGATGGGCATCTGGATCGTCGGCACGGGCGACGAAGAGAGCCAGCTGATCTACGACGTCAACCTCAGCGGCCCACTATGCATGGTGATGGGCTCCGAGGGAGCCGGAATCCGCAGCAAAACCGCTCGACTTTGCGATCACCTCGTAAAAATCCCCATGCTGGGCACGGTGGACTGCTTAAATGTGTCCGTGGCAACCGGCGTTTGTCTTTTTGAGGCGGTCCGCCAACGGATTTAA